In Scyliorhinus torazame isolate Kashiwa2021f chromosome 9, sScyTor2.1, whole genome shotgun sequence, a single window of DNA contains:
- the ctxn3 gene encoding cortexin-3 gives MRKRTFWNFSRQLSWKMDGETVTSTLLPAGGAVHEGMTLEQKTTFAFVICLFIFLGILIVRCFRILLDPYRSMPTSTWADGLDGLEKGQFDYVLA, from the coding sequence atgagaaagagaacatTCTGGAATTTTTCACGTCAACTTTCCTGGAAAATGGACGGTGAAACAGTCACTTCCACTCTGCTGCCGGCAGGAGGTGCAGTCCACGAGGGCATGACTCTGGAACAGAAAACTACCTTCGCCTTTGTTATCTGCCTATTTATCTTCTTGGGAATCCTCATTGTCAGGTGTTTCAGGATCCTTCTGGATCCGTACAGGAGCATGCCCACCTCAACGTGGGCAGACGGGCTGGACGGATTGGAGAAAGGGCAGTTCGACTATGTATTGGCCTGA